ctgcctgcctgcctgcctgaccTGCCTGACCTGCCAGAACCTGCCCGCCCTTTGTTCAGGTGGCGCTGGAGGCCGGCCTGCAGCTGGTGGTCTACGATGAGGATTCGTGGGATGCGTGCGCACTGCGCAGTGACGCCTTCGCTGCCGTCCTGCTCCTCAAGCTCCAGCCGCACTTCCCGTCCGTGCGCCTGCTGGCCGGTGAGTGCTCAGAGTGAGTGGCTGGCTCTGGAAGTGGGGTTCGGCCCAGTTGGAAGGGCTTAGTTTGTTGGAATTTCCCGCAAGTGAGCGTCAGCAGCGAGGGTCCGGCCGGTGTGGGCACTTTTCTCAGCTCTTTCTTAACGGCACGCGCACTGACAGGACctcccccgccccgccccgccccctttctTGTGTGAGCTCAGGCGGCTTCTCGCAGTTTTCTCACCAGTTTGCGTGCCTGTGCGAGGGGAAGCAGACgccggtggcggcggcggcgaagCCGTCGTCTCCGCCGGCCGCGACACCGGGCCCCACCCGCATCCTGCCGCACCTATACCTGGGCTGCCAGCGGGACGTCCTCAACAAGGTGGCTGCGCCTGCTGATGATGTGGCTTCCGGCGTGAcatctgcctgcctgcctgcctgcctgtgtgtgtgtgtgcgtgtgtgtgtgcgcgcgcgcacggCTGACAGGAAGCGATGCAGCGCGACGCCATCGCCTACGTGCTGAACGCCAGCAACACGTGCCCCAAACCCGACTTCATCGCCGACTCGCGCTTCCTGAGGGTTCCCGTGGACGACGGCTTCTGCGACAAGATCCTCCCCTGGTTGGACGCCTCGCTGGACTTCATCGGTCGGCAAGCGGTCACGCGACTCTGGGCACGCTTCCCGTCGCCGTTCGCTCTTCATGTGCGTGTGGCGTACCTTACAGAGAAGGCCAAGGCGTCGGACGCCCGCGTGCTGGTCCACTGCTTGGCGGGCATCTCGCGCTCGGCCACCATCGCTATCGCCTACATCATGAAGCGGATGGACATGTCGCTGGACGAGGCGTACAggtggccgccgccgcccggaTCGCCGCCGCGCTCCCGACTCCACGCGCTCCTGACTGGCGGTGTCGTCCGTCCACCCGCAGGTTTGTGAAGGAGAAGAGGCCCAGCATCTCCCCCAACTTCAACTTCCTGGGTCAGCTGCTAGACTTTGAAAAGAAGATCTCCCGAGAAGCGCGACGGCAAGTCCCGGCCGGTGGACAGCAGGTCCCGGCCGGTCGACGGCACTCCGCTCGGCCGGACGAGCTGGCGCGGGGCCCGGAGGACGCCGCCCAACTCCACGGCGCCCCAGAGTCAGCACGTCACTTCTCCCCCGTGGAGGAGGTCTCTGAGCAAAGTTGGGACGAGTCCGCCGTCCCTCGCCGGTGGGCACCCGGAGCTTGGCCCGGCGGCACCCTCAGAGGGTGGCACTCGGACATCCTGCCGGCCCCGGGGGGCCGCCGTTGCCTCTCCCCCTCGGATACGGCGCGCTTCTACTCGGCGGCGTTTGCTCGCGGGCCGGAGGCGCCGCCGCGGCAGCCCCGAGCGTCCGACCGCGGCGTTTCTCGCAGGAGTTGGCATGAGGAGAGCCACTTTGAGAAGACCCGAAGTTATCCGGACGGGACGGAAACCCAGCTGGCCACGCCAGACAGCTTTTCTGCCAGCTTGGAGCTCATCGGCGTGTCCTGACGCAAAGGCCAAAGGTCACGCCCAGCCGCTGGGGTCATTTTGCATATGGAGGAAGCACGGACGTTGAgctgaaaggggggggggggggggtttgcaGGCAAAGCCAGGCTCGCCCGAGGCTCGTCACGGCCACGCAAatagacggacggatggagaCGACGGACGCTCCTCGGTGAGCAGAAAGCCAGGCTGTCGCCGTCTGTGCCTCCCAGCTCGTTTAATTTGGCGGCGAGCAGCAGCTGACCTCAAATCGACCAGTTTCATAGCGACCAACTCTTAAGGATCGACCTAttattggccttttttttgttttaatctgaCTACCGCGGCGTCAGTGATAAGTTTAAAAACTTCAGGGagcttttgatttgtttgatttgagaTGCCGCTTCCACCCGGAACTTTTTGTTGcacttggatttttttattttcgggggggggggggggggggggtcgcgcTTTAATAAACATGTTCCAAGGCATTTCCACTGTGTTTGTTATCGCTTTTGCTGCAGCTGAAAATGGGCTCCTAGTATTACTTGATCAATCGTAGGGGCGAACAGCTTCCTGACAGTAGCAACCAAGAAAGAAAGTTTTGGTGCCGGCAGGTCAGGGAGGCGCGAATAAAAGTTTTGGTGACCGCAGGGGGCGCTGCTCTGCTCAGCCTCGTCAAGTGCCGTTAGCATTAGCGTGCATGCCGGAGGCTGCATATTGGGCAAGCTCTTGTTTTATCAACTGTCAATGGCCATGTTTGTTCTTCTCCACGTTTCCAGGTGCAAAGGTCAtcttgctggctggctggctgcctggcttGTGTGTGGAGCAGGAAGCAAGGGGCACAAAGGCGCAGAGTCCGAATGGGAATCATAAATCTTGAACGGACTTCCTGTTTCCCGCCCCACGTCAGGTCAGGTGCCGAGGAGCTTAAACCGAGCCGAAGGAGGATTGTGGGTGGCTGCTGCTCGCCTTTCACCGTCCCTTTGGGCGCGTTTGTGCTTCACTCGTGTGTTGCTCGCTCGCCCGGCCGCAACGCTCCCTCCCATGTGACTCTAAGGTGAGCCACCCGCTCCTGCTGCTGGCCGGCCGaccggcaggcaggcaggcaggcaggcagacttCCTGGAGAAGGTCAGTGAGCTCGCACGACTTGCCTGCTAACGCGCACAATTCACCTGACGCACGCTTTGTCACTTGACGACCTGAGAATTGTGACGATTGCTTCGTAACCACATGCGCCGCGCATGTTCCTCGAAGTAacgtctttctttctttctttctttctttctttctttctttctttctttctttctttctttctttctttctttctttctttctttctttctttctttctttctttctttctttctttctttctatctATCGGTTGCATTTGGCTGTCCAATCTTCTTATCTTCTTTgttgtgcatgcgtgtgcgtcTGCGCAAACTGAGCTGCCGTGTTGTCGCCACCGCTCCAACAACAAGCACGTGTGCACGGAAATGGGAGGCCCCATAAGTGCTTTTATGGTCCATGCGCAAATTGCGCACGGGCTGGCTGTCAATCACCGGACCCGCACAGTCCGCAACGTGTTGCGTTGGAGTGTCGGTGACCACGACGACATTTCCAAGTCCGTGTTTGCTTGCCGGCTGAGCTGCTTgccgtctccatggcaacctgACGCAGAGGGGAGGGGCCGCATGCTGCGTCACGCGGACGTGTCCTCTCATCCCCTCCCGTCCGctttctccttcctcctcttctcttctcttctcggCTTCCGGCCCGAGCAAATTAGAAATGAGTTGGTGCTGACACTATGTGTTCACATTGTACCATTTGCGTCTTCTTACTCGTTTCTGTTGCCATGGATACCGAAACTAAAATGGACGTCGGGCCGGCCGCTGACTAAATGATGAAGCTGTGGGAAAAGTCACCGCTTGTCATCTGTGATGACACTTTGATTGCGATCTTTACATCACACGTGGTTGTGCTCCAATGATGTGATAGATGGCACCCGAGGGCATATTTTCAATGCTGGtctggtgtgtttgtgtgtgtgtgtgtgtgtctttcagTTGTTCATCGCAAACGAGATGAATGGCAATGAGACGCCAGCCTTCCCCATCTTTGGCCCCTCCGACACCAAGTCAGTCCAAGTCTGCTGCCGTCTGAGCCTTGCGCGTCGGACCTTCACGGACGACACGATGCTAGCGCCCGTAGCGTCCGTCAATGGGGCCTGGCGTGCGCGTGGCGTCACCTGCTAATGTGATAATATGCTCAGTGGCGTCGCTAGTTGCGCTAAAGCCGCCCATGCTCCCCGTGTTGACCCGAGAAGCTGATCCTcaagccgccgccgctgctaaTTCCGTCACTCAAATCAGCTCGCCGGACGTGACCCGGACGGTGACTCGGACCTTGACCGGAACTGTGACCTCGACTTGACCTTGACCTGAACTGGGCCGGGACCGCAGAACGTGACCTTGATCCCCCACCTGGACCCGACTTGACCGAAAGCGAGACTCGATCTTCAGAATCTGACTCCAGACCGGGACCCAATCTTGACCTCGAGAGATGACCTCCGCCCCTCCGAATCCTAATGCTAAACGTTTGTGTATGTGACAGCAGCCATGACGCTTCCCAAGCCAAAGCTACGGCAAAGTCCCGTGCCAAAGCTCTTGTCGGTAAGTCGGCGCCTTTGGCGATCGCTGTCCGCTCTCCTCGACCAAGGGGCCGTTTGCAATGTGTGTTGACAGAAAGCGATCAAGTCTACTTCCTGCACTCATCGTCCGGACAGAAGCGGAAAGGTGAGCGGTGTCGCTGGCACGTGGCCTCGGCTTGAGACGTGCTTTGACGTTTGTGTGCGCCAGGGCGACGGAAATGGCATCGCACGAGCAGTGTCGACAGCCGCGCTGACACGTCCCAGTACCAGGTGGAGGTGAGTGGCGCCCGCCTGAGCCCCCGTCCGGCGTGTCAAAGCCGTCCCGCCGGAAGGCTGACGTCGGCCTTCCGGCGCAGCACCTGAGCACCTTTGTGATGGAGCGCAAAGCCGGCTTGCTGACGGTGGAGGACGGCGTGCGACGGCTGCGGCTGCTGGACGCCAAAGGGAAGATCTGGACGCAGGACATGCTGCTGCGTGTCCACCGCGAcaacgtcagcctcgtcgacGCAGACACCGAGGTGGCTCGCCCTCTTCTGCTGATTGATAGCACGCACCGTCCTTGTTCGATTCGCCATTTTGTGTGTTCCAGTGCGAGCTGGAAGTGTTTCCGCTGAGTTCGGTCCAGCAGTGCCAAGCGGTGAGCAACGCGTGCAGCTTTGATTCCATCTTGGCGCTGGTGTGCAAGGACTTGGGTCAGAACAAAGCCGACCTTCACCTCTTCCAGTGCGAGCACATCAAGGTGaggcggtggggggggggggcttaccTTGGCGTCGTCTAAGCCGCGCACGTCCGCAGGCCCACCTGATCTACGCCGACATCCAGAGCGCCTTGACGGACGCCAAAGGAGGCAAAGCCAGGAAACGGCCGGAGGTCCTCAAGTCAGTCCTGCCCGAGACGCGTACCGCCGGATGTAGCCCGCCCAAAGTCCGCCGCTTAGCTTTCAGTTGCCCGTAATTAAAAATGCGCAAGGCTTTCCGTCCAAAATATGGCAGCAGTCCAAGCCGTTTTTTAGAATGACCGCTGGCTCCACATCAGCCGCCGCCAcccttcattttgtattttggagCGTCGCCGGctcgagcgagcgagcgcgttGACTGATCGATGTGCCACCGGTAGGATGATCCTGAAGAGCGAGGGCCAAATCCCGCCTCCTCCCGCCGCTGCCGCCCCAGAAGCGCCGACCGGTGCGGATGACCCCGAGAGTGGAGCCGACGCCCCGCCGGACCGCCGTGGTGAGCGACAGCGAACTCGTGGCCCGTACGCAGAGCTCACCGCCTGGCCTGGCCTTTGCACGCAGGTGAACCGCAGAAGGTGCCGTTGGAGGACGCCGAGGTGGTCCTTGTGGACCGCGATGTGGTAAGAGGAAAGCAATGGGTGGAATAGCGACAGAATGGCAGGATGGCAGGCTTTCATTGGGCCAGCACGCACGCTGGAGTGGACTTGACGTGGTGGAATCATTTGTTGAAGAGCACATGTAAAGAGATCGGCGCGTTCTGAAACTAGAAAGCCAATTGCAGGCGTCTCCCACGTCATTGCTGGTGTGGTGCCACAGGTCCAGGCCACGGCGCCTGGCCACGGCGCCTGGCCACGGCACCGTGGGCGCCTGGCCACGGCGCCTGGCCACGGCGCCTGGCCACGGCGCCTGGCCACGGCGCCTGGCTTGTAAGATTTCAGCACTAATACATTGCGCTGCCTGCACTCAGCAAATCCTGAACCGCCTCCTGGACGACATCGAGGCCTTCATCGGCCAACTGCAGAAAGTGGCCGAGGCCAGTGGTCAGCTGGCCCAGcgcaagaaaaacaagaacaagaaGAGTCCCGGAGGTGCTGGCAACGTGCAGCTTGCATGGGGGAGTGAcgctgtctgcctgcctgaccCGTGTCTTTGTCCTCTAGAGGGCGTCCTGACGCTGCGCTCCAGAGCGCCCGACCGCCGCCGCTTCCTCGACTGTCTGCAGAAGTTCAAGTTTGCCTTCAACCAGCTGGTGAGGCTGCAAGCGCCAACAGCGCCCACCCCAGGATTGAGCGCCGCCCGCGTGTCCCGTCCGCAGGGCAAACTCAACGGCCGCATCCAGAACCCCAGCGCAGACGAGCTTCTCCACTTCCTCTTCACCCCCCTGAGAATGGTAGGAACCGTCCCCGCCCAATGGGAAGCGCGGCTGACGGCTCCGCCCCCTCGCACAGGTGGTCCGGGCATCGGGCGGCGCCGAAGTAGCCCGCGGCGTAACGGTCCCGCTCCTCACCCGCGCCGCCATCGAGCTCCTGCACGCCGCCGGCACCGTCGAGGAGCGCCGCCTTTGGGTGGCGCTGGGAGATGGGTGGACCAAGTGCAGGTCGCCGTGGCCGGCCGGGCAAGCCGCCGATCTGCCGCCCGTCCGCGCGCACCCTGACCTCGAGCCACTGCTCGGACAGGTTGGAGTGGCCCAAGGATCACGACTTCCCGCCGTGCCCGCTGGTCTTCGACGACGGTTgggagccgccgccgccggctgcCGCACGACCCACGGGATGCCTGGCCGACGGCGAAAGCTACTCAAAGGAGGTGAGACGCCGGCGGCGGGACGGCGGGGACCGATGCAGCTCAGCGGCCTTCTTGTGTGGCAGGCCTCCCGCCGACAGAGTTTGGAAGAAGACGTCGCCCCAGAGCACGCCGGCGGACACCAAGCGTGAGTTGACGCCGCAAAGATCCCGCCGCCCACTTTGCACGGACCTGATCGGCAGCTGCTTTCCAGGAAGCAAAGCAGACGCTTTGCCAAATCCAAGTACGACTTTGTGGCCAGGAACAACACCGAGCTGTCAGTGCTCAAGGACGAGCTGGTGGAGGTGAGCACCGGCGGCGGTGCCGGCGGCGGCAGCGAACCTGTCTCTTGCCTCCTGTCTCACAGGTCCTAGATGATCGCAAGCAGTGGTGGAAGGTGCGCAACGGCGACGGCTCGCTGGGCTACGTGCCAAACAACATCCTGGAGGCCGCCGCTGCGCCCGCTGTGGATATGACGGGTCGCGGCGCCGAGCCCGTCTACAGCCACACCATACAGGTGCCTCCAATGCCTGCGCAGAGCTGCCGGCCTGTGACGGACGGCGTGAGCCATCCTCCTGGCCTTGGCTCACGCATGTCCACTTGCCTCTTTGTGTTTGAAGCTGATGATGCCGCGGAAGGAGTTTGACGTGTTCAAGGTAGGGGCGGGGCTTAGCAGCGGTTACGCTTTGCTTCTCAAAGGGACAGTCGCACGTTTGCAACCCGACGGGCTCGCATGTCCGACTcttccttgtgtgtgtgtgtgtgtgtgtgtgtgctagcattacatgtttgttttattttcatgaattCAAGTTAATTTGCCAgggtctttctttttttcatgtcttTGTGGCTAAAAACATGCGAGCGGCTGTGAAGGCCGTATCAGTGTTGAGCAAGGCTTTCTGACAAGCAACAACCGATGTGCCAGTCGTGTTCAACTGTCACTCACTGCCGTCAAACGACTAAGTGGATTGGACCCATTGTACAGTGAAATATGACACGTTCACTCCGGAAATGTAAAACGCCAGGCAGGCACGAGCTATCTGAAAGTGACAAGGGGCCGTCGCCCAGCCCCGCTTTGCCGTCGCTCGCCCAGCCCCGCTTTGCCCTCTTGGTTTTCTAGCACGCAAGCTACTAGCAAACTAGCTGAGGAGAGACTTAGcgtgtttatttatgtatgtatgtatgtatgtatgtttgtgttttctttttgcgcGCGGGTCGCAGCAATTACTGGGAGAGCTCAACGAGGTAACCTTTTACCCCGGCATGTTGAACTTTGACCCCGCCCGCTCATGGTCTCCTCACTGCCCCTCAGAAGCAGAGCGTCGCCAGGACGGAAAAGCTTCCCGCCCAAGTGGTGCCCATGCCCCCGCCGCCCGCTGGTCCGCCCACACCGCCGCACGCTGTAGACGCCGGCCCCGAGACGGCCGCCGTGGCCGAGTGGCGCGTCAGTCGCCCCGACGGCGCGCCGACCCGTGAGGCAAAcgaagacgacgacgacgacaacaCCGCCGCGAGAGCCCTTACCGATCGTGAGTATGCCCGGCACGGCCCTTCAATTGGTCGTATTTGGTTCGACGACTCCATCGAGCTCCAAGCCAACGTGTCGGTGGAGCGTTGGCTCGCTTTTGGTGCTGTTGAGGAAAAGACCCAAACTGGCAACTGTGCGTGAATGTTGTGCTCAAATGTGTTGCTAGGCAGGAAGTCCACCATGGAGGAAGTCCAGGACGAGCTACTCCACCGCCTGACGTTGGGCCGCAGCGCCTGCAAGCAAGTCGGCGTgccggcgcggcgcggcgctgctgccggcgccgccgccgcctccaaCCTTCCCGGTGTCAGCATCACGTACGAGTCGTCACCCGACGACGTGCGTGGCTGGCTGGAGGCCAAAGGTTTCGCCCCGGTGTGAGTAGGGCCGGACCACGGCGCATACGGTCGGTTGGGCGGGAAAGAAGTCACGGCGGCCACATCTTGTTTGCGCGCAGCACCGTGGAGAGTCTGGGCGTGCTGACTGGTGCGCAACTCTTCTCGCTCAACAAGAACGAGCTGAAAACGGTCTGCCCGGACGACGGCGCTCGCGTCTTCAGCCAGGTCGCCGTGCAGAAGGCCGCGCTGGAGGTAGGTGGGCCGCTTGAACGGGACGGAGACTCCGAGGTTGGGCCTTGACGCTTCAATCAATCCGCGTGACTTGGCGTGTGACTTGGCGTGTGACTTGGCGTGTGACTTGGCGTGTGACTTGGCGTGTGACTTGGCGTGTGACTTGGCGTGTGACTTGGGTCCacctctgccccccccctctttcaCCGCTTGCGTTGGCATGCGCTGTGTGGCGAGCGTGCTGTGTGCTCTCTTCAGGTGTTCTTCTGAGCCTCTTGGCATCATCTTCATGGCTTCATTCAGGTATTGCTGCTACCGCCCCGGAAGCCCGCTTCCTGGCGTCCTGTAACGCTCACCTCACACCCTCTGCCGGCGTGTGGCTCAGCACACAAGTCCTCACAGTAGCTCTCGCTCCACTAGCCGCTCCGTCGCTGACATATTTCCTCATCATTGTTCCTCACGGCTGTTCCTCATTGTCCTTCCTCATAGCCGTTCCTCGTCGGCGTTGCTCATTGCTGAGTTCTCCCTCCCCTTGGTCTTCATGTTGTTCCTGCTCGCCTGGCTCCCCTCAAGCTCCGTCAACCCTGCCACGTCTTGACGTTTGTTCCTCTTGTTGTTCCCCACCCGGCTGTCTTCAGCGCGAGTCTGGCTCCGAGCTGCGGGAGGTCATGAGGAGGCGTCAGCAGATCCTGGCGGGAGCGGGCCCCACCCATTGAAGATCTTGCCACTTCCTCCCTCCCGGTTCAGCCCGACGGCGCCTTGCCACTGGAACGTTCGCCAACACTCGTGTTGACGAAGCCACGTCGCAGCAAGCGGTGTTAGCTTAGCCGCCCGCCATTGGTCACTGCATCAGCTCGGAGCTGTTTTCTTGTCGCGCCGCTTCTTGTGCTGCAATAGCAAAAAGTGTCACTTAGTGAGCGACTGCAAGCATTTCTTTGTCACCGGGCCCTCTTTTAgaataaatggaaaaagcaCATGGTCTTTGGCGCCCTCTTATTTCAAAAGTCGCCCATTGAGCCCAACCAGTTCAACcatgaagaaaacaacactTAAATGCTCAAACTGCGCAATTATACAGAGGGGTGGTCTCAATTTAAATTTCGCTCAGGTAGGCAAGAAAGGGCATCTTATGGCGACAAATCAGCCATCTTGACATGAAGTATTGTTGTAACGTTACTGAAGTACCAGGTGAGTCGTAACTGGCTCTATTGCACAAACAAGGGTTCAACATGAAGAGACGCCGAGACACAATGTGCGGAGCCTCTCTAACAACCCGCTGTGGGACTCTTTTCCGCCATCTCCGCCCCCCTGCTGCCTTCCCCCGGCAATCGGAAGCAACACAACTCTAACTATATACAAAGTTGCCACAATATTCAAGCCAGAAATGAAATAAGACTCAACTCCACTGCAGTCTCAGGCAAAAATAAGGCGCATGCTGGTTACCAGTGGGAATGATGATGGTGTTGATTTTCGGTCTTTTGAGTGAAACCAGACCAGTGCCAAACACGCATGCACATACGCGATGAACATGCCGTGCCGGGAAATGAATGGGTGGAATATGTAAATGTAATGCGACATTCTGCCAAAAGGGGCAGCAGAGTACAACGCTACGCCTGGTGTGCAATCAATagtcaaagaagaagaaggcagACGACGGCGCCATCTTGAAAGAAGTCACTAGTGTCTATAAACGCGTTCAAGCTCCTTTTATTTGTCGACATGTTGTACCTAGAAGATTATCTGGAGAGTGAGTATGAGTTCATTTGGGATCGTGTGATGCGGCCCAGTGAGCGCTTTGGACGCAAATGTGTCCCCTCGGCCGCCGCTTTGTGTTTGTCCGCCTGTTAGCCTAGCCGAGCTAGCGCGGTAACCATTTACACCCCACCCACCTCACCGCCTCGCCTCCCATTCcccccttttcctcttttcagtGATCGAGCAGCTTCCCATGGATCTCCGCGACAGGTTTACGGAAATGAGAGAGATGGACCTGCAGGTCCAAAGTACGTCGGAACGCCTACACCGCACGGCACATGCATGCAAGGTTTATTGACGCTCGTGATAGCGGCCGTGTTGTGTGCTTTGGAGACGCAAGCAGAGCAGCTGGAGGAGAAGAAATCACGACCAGCCTAATTGTGGATGCAAAGAGTGCAAGACTACGCCAGTTGAGGAGGAATATCTTAGCGGAGGAAAAATGGAGTACAAGACAGGAGAGACCAGGGAAAAGCTAATGGAGGGAAAACAGTCAAAGCTAGGAGCAGTGGTTGAAGAGAAAACATTTAGCGAGCAAAGCTAGCAGAgggcaaaacacattttggaaaagCAAGGGCTGGACATAAATGCTAGGAAAGAAAGCGAGCAGAGAACTTTGGGACATAACCAGTCAAAGCCAAAGCTGGGAGAAGACAAATGTAGGGTCAGGGAGCAGAAAGATTGCGGAGTACAAAATGACTCGTggccaaaatgacaaaaatactgGGTGAGGTCCACCAAAACGGGGAAGCCAGTCGAAAGCCAAAGAATAAAAGTGCGTCGTGAGACATGGGGCGGGGTCGCGCCTTATCCACGACGCGGCACTCCACCCCACCCCCGTCGGCGCGCTCTATTCCATGCTAGCCTCGCCCGAGCTCACGTGTTTTGCTGCCGTGTTCAGATGCCACGGACCAACTGGAGCAGAAGGTCACGGACTTCTTTGTCAACGCCAAGAAGAACAAACCAGAGTGGCGAGAGGAGCAGATGGAGGTCATCAAGAAGGTCAGATGTGTTGACGGCACAGCTCAGCGAGCAGCTTTTTTCCCTGCGGCGACACCTGCGCCCCAAATCAAAGGAAGTCACGCGGCGTGCTCTCGAGCGAGTTACGTAGCGCGGCGGTAGCAGGCCCGGCCGGCTGTTGATTGGGGGGCGCAGCTATTCTATCCCTGACATGATGCTACCATGGTGCTTGTGTTCAGGATTATTACAAAGCTCTGGAAGACGCAGATGAGAAAGTGCAACTGGCCAATCAGATTTACGATCTGGTGAGttcctcgctcgctcgctcactcgctcggGAAGTCACGGACGCTAGCCGTCCCTGCTGCTCTGCCCAGGTGGACCGGCACCTGCGCAAGCTGGATCAGGAGTTGGCCAAGTTCAAAATGGAGTTGGAGGCCGACAACGCCGGCATCACCGAGATCCTGGAGAGACGTGAGTGAGCCCGCCgctccgcccgcccgcctgccgcCCGCCTGCCGCCCGCCTGCCGCCCTGTCACATTGGGCACGCTCGTCCCACAGGCTCTCTGGAGATGGACGGCCCGTCTCAGCCCGTCAACAACCACCACGTCCACTCTCACGCTGTCGTCGAAAGTGAGTTGAGCCCCGTCGTCTCGCCACTGCAGCCGCCGCCCACTTCTCGGTGCCCTCATGTTGATTTCCGCGGCGACAGAGCGGAGGTACAGCGCTTCGGCGCACCACACGACGGAACACGTGCCGGAAAAGAAGTTCAAGTCGGAAGCTTTGCTGTCCACGTTGACGTCGGACGCCTGCAAGGAGAACGTGCCTGGTACGGCGGAAAATCAAAAGCCGAAACTTGCTCGACGCGCGCCGGCCGGCCTCTTCGCCTCTCACCTGTTTCCCGTGTTTGGCGCAGGTTGCCGTAGCAACAGCATGACTTCATCCTCCTCGTCCACCGCCAACAGCATCTATGGAGTCAGTTCTTCCCAACCTTTGACCTCCTACGGCCTGAGCTCCCTGCCCGCCGGACCCGCCGCCGGAGCCGGCGCCATCAGCATGGCTGCCGCGCAGGCCGTGCAGGCCACCGCTCAGGTCAGATggcggaggggaggggggcgttTGGAAAGGGCCACGCACGCGGCTGGCCGTTTGGAGCGAGATGCCGTAGCGGTAAGGATGTCACTGCCGCCGCCAGATGAAGGAGGGTCGGCGGACGTCCAGCTTGAAGGCCAGCTACGAGGCCATCAAGAACAACGACTTCCAGCTGAGCCGAGACTTCTCACTGTCCCGCGAGGCTTCTCCGTATCCGTCTTCCGCGCTGGCGTCCACCCTGACGCAGACGCTGGCTCCGACCGCCGTCGCCTCGGATACTCGAGGCCGCAAGTCCAAGTAAGACAAAATGGTTGTCAGAAAAGGGGACGAGTGAAGCAAAAGCCATTCTCTTCatgttgggcttttttttgttgctgccTCGTTTCTCTAGAAGCGGCGTGAAGTCTTCCAACCATCAGTCGTCTTCGTCCTCGTCCTCGTCGTCGCTGTCATCGTGCTCGTCGTCGTCCGCGTTGGCTCAGGAACTTTCCCAGCAGGCGTCGGTGCTACCCGAGGCTGAGGCCGGCGGCCAAGTGGACTGGACCTACGACCCCAACGAGCCGCGCTATTGCATCTGCAACCAGGTGGCGCCGCGTCCTCGTGGCCGCTCTGTATGGTCGTGTAGTGTGTGGCTGACCCGGCGATGGCTTGATTGCAGGTGTCCTACGGGGAGATGGTGGGCTGCGACAACACAGACGTAAGTAACGGGGGCCCGCTTGCTCTGCAAAGCAAAGGAAGAATTCGGTTCCCGGCTCGTGCGCGTGacgtttgtctgtgtgtgtgtgtgtgtgtgtgtgtgtgtgtgtgtgtgtgtgtgtgtgtgtgtgtgtgtgtgtgtgtgtgtgtgtgtgtgtgtgtgtgtgtgtgtgtgtgtgtgtgtgtgtgtgtgtgtggtgtgtgtgtgtgtgtgtgtgtgtgtgtgtgtgtgtgtgtgtgtgtgtgtgtgtgtgtgtgtgtgtgtgtgtgtgtgtgtgtgtgtgtgtgtgtgtgtgtgtgtgtgcgcgcgtgtgcgcgcgtgtgcgtgtgcgcgcgtgtgcgcgcgtgtgtgt
This genomic window from Syngnathus acus chromosome 23, fSynAcu1.2, whole genome shotgun sequence contains:
- the ing3 gene encoding inhibitor of growth protein 3 isoform X3 — encoded protein: MLYLEDYLEMIEQLPMDLRDRFTEMREMDLQVQNATDQLEQKVTDFFVNAKKNKPEWREEQMEVIKKDYYKALEDADEKVQLANQIYDLVDRHLRKLDQELAKFKMELEADNAGITEILERRSLEMDGPSQPVNNHHVHSHAVVEKRRYSASAHHTTEHVPEKKFKSEALLSTLTSDACKENVPGCRSNSMTSSSSSTANSIYGVSSSQPLTSYGLSSLPAGPAAGAGAISMAAAQAVQATAQMKEGRRTSSLKASYEAIKNNDFQLSRDFSLSREASPYPSSALASTLTQTLAPTAVASDTRGRKSKSGVKSSNHQSSSSSSSSSLSSCSSSSALAQELSQQASVLPEAEAGGQVDWTYDPNEPRYCICNQVSYGEMVGCDNTDCPIEWFHYGCVGLSEAPKGKWYCPQCTAAMKRRGSRHK
- the ing3 gene encoding inhibitor of growth protein 3 isoform X1, whose amino-acid sequence is MLYLEDYLEMIEQLPMDLRDRFTEMREMDLQVQNATDQLEQKVTDFFVNAKKNKPEWREEQMEVIKKDYYKALEDADEKVQLANQIYDLVDRHLRKLDQELAKFKMELEADNAGITEILERRSLEMDGPSQPVNNHHVHSHAVVEKRRYSASAHHTTEHVPEKKFKSEALLSTLTSDACKENVPGCRSNSMTSSSSSTANSIYGVSSSQPLTSYGLSSLPAGPAAGAGAISMAAAQAVQATAQMKEGRRTSSLKASYEAIKNNDFQLSRDFSLSREASPYPSSALASTLTQTLAPTAVASDTRGRKSKSGVKSSNHQSSSSSSSSSLSSCSSSSALAQELSQQASVLPEAEAGGQVDWTYDPNEPRYCICNQVSYGEMVGCDNTDVSNGGPLALQSKGRIRFPARARDVCLCVCAHAALRLAVSHRVVPLRLRGSERSPQREVVLSSVHGRHETTRKQTQVDGAAAPRHAMPRHATPLLCATLPLLHLCF
- the ing3 gene encoding inhibitor of growth protein 3 isoform X4, with the protein product MLYLEDYLEMIEQLPMDLRDRFTEMREMDLQVQNATDQLEQKVTDFFVNAKKNKPEWREEQMEVIKKDYYKALEDADEKVQLANQIYDLVDRHLRKLDQELAKFKMELEADNAGITEILERRE
- the ing3 gene encoding inhibitor of growth protein 3 isoform X2, which codes for MPRTNWSRRSRTSLSTPRRTNQSGERSRWRSSRRIITKLWKTQMRKCNWPIRFTIWWTGTCASWIRSWPSSKWSWRPTTPASPRSWRDVSEPAAPPACHIGHARPTGSLEMDGPSQPVNNHHVHSHAVVEKRRYSASAHHTTEHVPEKKFKSEALLSTLTSDACKENVPGCRSNSMTSSSSSTANSIYGVSSSQPLTSYGLSSLPAGPAAGAGAISMAAAQAVQATAQMKEGRRTSSLKASYEAIKNNDFQLSRDFSLSREASPYPSSALASTLTQTLAPTAVASDTRGRKSKSGVKSSNHQSSSSSSSSSLSSCSSSSALAQELSQQASVLPEAEAGGQVDWTYDPNEPRYCICNQVSYGEMVGCDNTDVSNGGPLALQSKGRIRFPARARDVCLCVCAHAALRLAVSHRVVPLRLRGSERSPQREVVLSSVHGRHETTRKQTQVDGAAAPRHAMPRHATPLLCATLPLLHLCF